The Myroides fluvii region GTTAATAGTAATCACAAATTAGAACTATGATTAATGTTAACGGCAAACTTGTTTCTACTACAGCCCTAGCGATAGAAAATAACCGCGGTTTCTTATATGGAGATGCTGTTTTTGAAACAGTGAGAGTCTTAGATAATAATGTGTTATTTGCTGAAGACCACTATTTTAGGTTGATGTCTTCCATGCGAATCATGCGTATGGAAATTCCCATGCATTTTACCCTAGAAAATTTTCAGGCAGAAATTATAAAAACAGTCGACGCTAGTGCAACCAAAGCAAAAGCCTTTCGCGTGCGTTTCACTGTCTACCGTGAGGCAGTAGGCAAGTACCTCCCTCAAGAGAATAAAACAATCGGATTTATTGCAACGGCAGAAATGCTAGAAGATGCGGTTTACCCCTTCCAGGATCAACCGTATGAAGTGGAGCTGTATAAAGACTTTTATATAGCTGCTAATTTACTGTCAACGGTAAAAACTACCAATCGTGCAGTGAATGTATTAGCTAGTATTTTTGCAGCAGAAAACGACTATCAAAACTGCTTATTGGTCAATGATAAGAAAAATATCATTGAAGCGGTGAATGGCAATTTATTTGTGGTGAGTCAAAACACAATTAAAACCCCTTCATTGGACGAAGGATGTATTAAGGGCGTAATGCGTAAGCAGATCATAGAACTCATCGGAAAACACCCTGATTATACGTTAGAAGAAGGGACTATCTCTCCATTTGAATTGCAAAAAGCAGATGAGATATTTATTACGAACGTAATCGCGGGAATACAACCCGTTACAAAATACAGAAAGAAAACCTTTACTACTCAAGTCGCGAAAGATTTACTAGATCGCTTGAATGCGAAAATTCGATTGATGTAGGTGGGAGATCGTTAACTGTTTACGGTTAACGGTTAACAGAAGATAATCAATACTAGAGAACCATTCCTTTGTAGGAGTGGTTTTTTTTGTTTGTTGTGGGTTGTTTGTTGTGGGTTGCTTGTTGTGGGTTGTTTGTTGTGGGTTGTTTGTTGTAGAAATTCTCAATCTTTAGAAGATCTCTACCGATAACTGATAATCGATAACTGATAACTATTTTGCTTTGTTGTTTGTTGTTTTTTGTCAACTCTTTCGATTAGAGAACAATTTGTCAACTCAGAAGATTTCAACCATCAACTATCAACCATCAACCATCATCAACCATCATCAACCATCATCAACCATCATCAACCATCAACCATCAACCATCAACCATCAACAATCAACAATCAACAATCAACAATCAACAATCAACAATCAACTAATTCAAATTCGGATTTTCAGGGGCATTGGACCAAATACTAAAGTCCTTACCTAGCGTTTGCAAGGCTTTTTTCCAGTACGATTTTGTAGCTTGTTCAAATAGATTGAAGGGAAGAGAAGGGGTTTTTACCCAATGTTGATCGGATAATTCCATTTCTAATTGTCCGTTGTCCCAGCCAGAATATCCCATGAAGAAACGCACGTCCAGATGGGTGAGCAGTCCCATTTCAATGTGGTTGAAAATAGCATTAAAATCGCCACCCCAATACAGTTGATCAGTGATTGCAATGCTATCTGGAATGAGATCAGGGCATTTGTGAATGCAAAATAAGCGATCTGATTCAACAGGACCTCCGTGATAAACAGTGAAAGCACCATTGCTTTCTGGTACTAATTCGCTCAACAAATAGGGGGTAGGTTTATTTAAGATAAAACCCATACAGCCATCAATGTTGTGATCTGTTAACAGAATGACTGATTGATTGAATTCTATATCTGTTGGGTTGTATGCAGAAGGAAGTGCAACTAAATAATCTCCTTTATTAATCTCGTGTTTTGTCATAACAATAAGGCATAAAAAAAGTCTCATTATACAATATAATAAGACTTTTTCAAATTTTTACTATTTTGATCTGTTTATATTACATAAACAAAGTCAGTAACTACTTGTTTACAGATCCTTCTAATTCAGATCCAGCTTTAAATTTAACTACTTTTTTAGCAGCAATTTTGATTGTTTTTCCAGTTTGAGGATTTCTTCCTTCTCTAGCCGCTCTCTCAGATACTGACCATGAACCGAAACCTACCAATGAAATTTTGTCTCCTT contains the following coding sequences:
- a CDS encoding HU family DNA-binding protein, with the translated sequence MNKTELIDAIAKDAEISKVAAKKALESFLSNVESTLAKGDKISLVGFGSWSVSERAAREGRNPQTGKTIKIAAKKVVKFKAGSELEGSVNK
- a CDS encoding YqgE/AlgH family protein, encoding MTKHEINKGDYLVALPSAYNPTDIEFNQSVILLTDHNIDGCMGFILNKPTPYLLSELVPESNGAFTVYHGGPVESDRLFCIHKCPDLIPDSIAITDQLYWGGDFNAIFNHIEMGLLTHLDVRFFMGYSGWDNGQLEMELSDQHWVKTPSLPFNLFEQATKSYWKKALQTLGKDFSIWSNAPENPNLN
- a CDS encoding aminotransferase class IV is translated as MINVNGKLVSTTALAIENNRGFLYGDAVFETVRVLDNNVLFAEDHYFRLMSSMRIMRMEIPMHFTLENFQAEIIKTVDASATKAKAFRVRFTVYREAVGKYLPQENKTIGFIATAEMLEDAVYPFQDQPYEVELYKDFYIAANLLSTVKTTNRAVNVLASIFAAENDYQNCLLVNDKKNIIEAVNGNLFVVSQNTIKTPSLDEGCIKGVMRKQIIELIGKHPDYTLEEGTISPFELQKADEIFITNVIAGIQPVTKYRKKTFTTQVAKDLLDRLNAKIRLM